The DNA sequence GTGTCCCCTCCCATGCGGCGAACCGCCCTCTTCCGGCGGCCACTCGTTTGCGGGGTCAATGAGACCAGAGAGTGTGAACCGAGTCAACACGGTTCACGGTTGTGAAGTTGTGCACGTGCGTGAATGTCGAAGCGTCGCGTGCATCGGTATGCTCGTTGCCACACACGGAACAGAGGGAAAGCGGGGCGGGGTGCCGGGCATGCAGGACAACGCGACAGAAGTGACCGCCGCCGGGATCGCACGGCTGGCCGGGGTCGGCCGGGCGGCCGTGAGCAACTGGCGCCGCCGCCACGCCGACTTCCCCAAACCGGTGGGCGGCACCGAGACCAGCCCCTCGTTCGCGCTGCCCCAGGTGGAGGGCTGGCTGCGCCGGCACGGCAAGCTCGCCGAGGTCCCTCTCAAGGAGCGTGTCTGGCAGCAGCTCGCCGGCCACCCCGCGGGACCGGTCACCGCCCTCACCCACGCCGGCTGCGTCCTGCTGCTGATCCACGAGCGTTCCCCCGTCTGGCTGGAGGTCAGCTCCGGATCCGACGAGCGGCTCGCCGCGCTGCTGCCCGGGGCGCTGGAGCAGGTGCTCACACCCCGGCTCGGAGCGGCGCACGGCTCACGTGTGAACAGCGCACCCCCTGTGAACACCCCGCTTGCCCCGTCCGCCCCGTCCGCCTCACCCACCCCGGACGCCCTCACCGCTCCCGCCGCCCCAACCCCCGCCCCCGCCCCCTCCCCTCCACCCCCCGCCGCCCTCGCCATCCCCACCGCCCCCCACCTGCTCCCCTCCGCCCCTCTGCTGCGCGGCGTCGCCGAACTCGCCGCCGAGTCGGGCGCCCGGCAGACCTTCGAGTTCCTGCTGGGCCGTCACCTCGACGCCAACCCGCGCCAGTACACGCTCACCCCCGCCGACCTCTCCGGCCTCATGGCCGCCCTCGCCGGCCCGGCCCGCACCGTCCTCGACCCGGCCTGCGGCACCGGCGCCCTGCTGCGCTCCGTCGCCCCCCGCCCCGGCCAGGAGCTCTACGCCCAGGACGGCGCCCCCGAACTCGCCGCGCTCACCGCGCTCCGCCTCGCCCTGCACACCCGTGCCACCGTGCACGCCGCCACCGGCGACACCCTGCGGGCCGACGCCCACCCGGCGGTGCGGGCCGACGCTGTGCTGTGCCACCCGCCGTTCAACGAGCGCAACTGGGGGCACGACGCCCTCGCCTACGACCCGCGCTGGGAGTACGGCTTCCCGGCCCGCACCGAGTCCGAGCTGGCCTGGGTGCAGCACGCGCTCGCCCGGCTGCGGGACGGCGGCGTCGCCGTCCTGCTGATGCCGCCCGCCGCCGCGTCCCGCCGCTCCGGCCGCCGGATCAGGGCCGACCTGCTGCGCCGGGGCGCCCTGCGCGCCGTCGTCGCCCTCCCGGCCGGCGCGGCACCCCCGTACAACATCCCGCTGCACCTGTGGGTGCTGCGGCGGCCCGCACAGGCGCACGCGCGGCCGGAGGTGCTGCTCGCCGACGCCGGGCGGTTCGCCGGCGACGGGCGCGGCGGCCCCGACTGGCCGGGGGTGCGGGAGGCGGTGCTGGACGCGTGGCGCGCCTTCGACCGGGACGGGCGGCTCGGCGAACGGCCCGGACTGGCCCGTTCCGTGCCCGTCATCGAGCTGCTCGACGACGACGTGGACCTCGCCCCGGCCCGCCATCTGCCGCCCCCGGCCCCGGCGGACGGCGCCGGCCGGCTCGGCGACGTACGGGAACGGCTCGGCGAGACGCTGCGCCTGACCGCCGGGCTGACCCCGCCGCCCGTGGACCCCGCGCGGCCCGCCGCCCCCGGCCGTCTGCCCCTCACCACCGTCGGCGAACTCGCGCGCGCGGGCGCCCTGGTGATGCGTACCGGCGGCACCGGCGGAATCGGCGGCACCGGCGGCACCGGTGGAACCAGAGGAACCGGCGGAACCGGCGGCACCGGCGGAACCTTCGGCACCGGCGGCCACGCGCGTGTGCCCGTGCTCACCGACCACGACGTGCTCTCCGGAACGGCCCCCTCCGGGACGCTCCCGGAGAGCGGCGAGGACGTGGTGCTCACCGCACCCGGCGACGTCGTCGTGCCCGTACTCGGCGGAGGCTCCGTCGCGCGGGTCGTCGACGGGGCGACCGCGGGCGCCGCCCTGGGCCGCAACCTGGTGCTGCTGCGCCCCGATCCGGCGGCGCTCGACGCCTGGTTCCTCGCCGGGTTCCTGCGCGGCACCGCCAACAACCGGCAGGCCAGCAGCTACGCGTCCACCGCCACCCGGCTCGACGTCCGACGCCTCCAGCTGCCCCGGATCCCGCCGGCCGAACAGCGGCGCTACGGCGCCCGGTTCCGGGCCCTCGACGAGTTCGAGCGGGCGCTCAGGCAGGCGGGGCGGCTCGGGGAGCAGCTGGTGCGGGGGATGTACGACGGTCTCACCGACGGGACGATCGCTCCCGACTGAGCCCGTACGACAACGGTTCGGTACATCCCGGGACCGGTTGTCCTCGCGGGCCTATACGCTCGGACCTTCAACCGAGTTCCCGTCGGATCACCTGTCCAGGAGCAGTCATGTACGGCCACGGAGTGGCGCCGCCGCCCCGCAGCGCGGCAACGGTCATCACCCTGCGCGTGCTGTTCGCCGCCGCCGGTTTCCTGTCGTGCGGTCTGCTGGCCTGCGTGCCGCTGTTCCGGATCGCGATCCTGCGGGGCCGGGTCGTCGACTGGCTGGCAGCCTGGCTGAGCATCCCGGCGTCGATCACCTGCCTGGCGGTGGTCGGTTCGCTGCCGGAGACGGACAACAGGACCGACGTCGCCCTGGCCGCCGCCCTGATCCTGGGCGCGGCCGCCGGCGCCTACTTCCTGACCGTGGACATACGCCTGCACCGCCGGCCGGGCGGGCCGTACGCGGTCCCGGCGCAGCCCTCGCCGCACGCCACCACGATGCACGCCCCGGGCGTCCACTCCCCGTACGGCTACCCGCAGCCGTCCTCGCCGTACGCGCCGCCGGCGCCCGTGCCGCAGCCCCCCGCGCCGCACACTCCCGTACCGCCGCACACCCCGGTTCCGCCGCCGCAGGGCCCCGGGCCGGCCCGGATCGACCAGGTGCGCGCCGAGCTCGACGAACTCAGCGACTACCTGCGCCGCCAGGACGGTCAGCAGGGACCGCACGGCGGCCACGAGGGCGGAAGGTGACCGTGACGACGGGACGTGTCGTCGCCGGCCGCTACGAGCTGTCCACGCTCATCGGACAGGGCGGCATGGGGCAGGTCTGGACGGCCTACGACAAGCGGCTGGACCGGCGCGTGGCGGTGAAGCTGCTGCGCCCGGACAAGGTGGCCGGGCAGGAGGCCGACGAGCTGCGCCGCCGCTTCGTGCGCGAGTGCCGGGTGACCGCGCAGGTCGACCACCCCGGCCTGGTCACCGTGCACGACGCGGGCAGCGAGGGCGAGGAGCTGTTCCTCGTCATGCAGTACGTCGACGGCGCCGACCTCGGTGACCACCTCGCCGAGCACGACCCGTACCCGTGGCAGTGGACGGTGGCGGTGGCCGCGCAGCTGTGCGCCGTGCTGAGCGCCGTGCACGCCGTGCCGATCGTCCACCGCGACCTCAAGCCGCGCAACGTGATGGTGAAGCAGGACGGCACGGTCACCGTGCTCGACCTCGGTGTCGCCTCCGTCATGGACAGCGACACCACCCGCCTGACGCACACCGGCTCGCCCATCGGATCGCCCGCCTACATGGCGCCCGAGCAGGCCATGGGCGGCGCCGTCGGACCGTACACGGACCTGTACGCGCTCGGGGTGCTGATGCACGAGCTGCTCAGCGGCGACGTGCCGTTCGCGGGCTCCACGGCGCTCGGCGTGCTGCACCGGCACCTGTACGAGCCGCCGGTGCCCGTGCGCCGGATCCGCCCGGAGGTCCCCGAGGCGCTGGAGGCCCTGGTGCTGCGCCTGCTCGCCAAGGACCCCCAGCACCGCCCGGACTCCGCGCAGGAGGTCTACGAGCACCTGGCGCACCTGCTCCCCGCGCGAGGAACGCCCACCGGCGCCCCCCTGGACCCCACCCGCCCCTTCCTGCGCCCCCACGCCCCCTGGCCGGACCGCGCCCGCACGCCCGCACCGCAGCCCGCCCCCGCCGCGCCGCCCGCGCCGGTCGCGGGCACGGCCGATGTCGCCGCCGCCGTGGACGAGGTCAAGCGGCTCCTCGGCGAGGGACGCATTACCCAGGCCGTCGACATCCTCGGCTCGATACTGCCCGTCGCCGCCGACCGGCACGGCGAGCACTCCCCGGTCGTGCGGACCCTGCGCAAGCAGTACGCGGCCACCCTCCTGGACGACGGCCAGTACCGGCGCGCCCTGCCGGAACTGCGCCGCCTCGCCGACGAACGCGCCGCCGAGGCCGGACAGGCCGACCCGCAGTCCCTGCGCTACCGCTACGAGGCCGCCCAGTGCCTGGAACAGCTCGGCGAACCGGCGGCGGCGCTGGCCGAGTACCGGGCGCTGCTGACGTACTACGAGAACCAGTACGTGGCCGCCGGCGACCCGCAGCTCGCCCATGACGTCCGCCGCCGCATCGGCCATCTGCTGCTCGCCCTCGGCGACCGCGCGGCCGCGCACGACACCCTGGCCCGGCTGCTGCACGACGTGGAGCGCGCCCAGGGCCCGGGACACCCGCTCGCCGCCGAGATCCGCCGCACCCTGCAGTGGCTGGGACAGGTGCGCGGATAGCCGGACAGCGGACCGCAAAGGGGCCGGACGGCCGGACGGCGCGGGCGCGGCGGTGCCGGAACTCCCCGTGAATCGTTGGTCGAATGGGTTGGCCAGAGCTTGGCCGATGCCTACCATCGATCACCGCAAGACTTTGTGCACCGCCGCACAAGCTCCCCTCAGGAGGTCTCCTTGCACCGCCGCCGTCGCACCGCGCTCCTCCTCACCGCCGCGATCGCCGCCGCGGCGCCCCTGCTCACCGCCTGCGGGAACGACGCGCACCCCGGTGC is a window from the Streptomyces capillispiralis genome containing:
- a CDS encoding N-6 DNA methylase, translating into MQDNATEVTAAGIARLAGVGRAAVSNWRRRHADFPKPVGGTETSPSFALPQVEGWLRRHGKLAEVPLKERVWQQLAGHPAGPVTALTHAGCVLLLIHERSPVWLEVSSGSDERLAALLPGALEQVLTPRLGAAHGSRVNSAPPVNTPLAPSAPSASPTPDALTAPAAPTPAPAPSPPPPAALAIPTAPHLLPSAPLLRGVAELAAESGARQTFEFLLGRHLDANPRQYTLTPADLSGLMAALAGPARTVLDPACGTGALLRSVAPRPGQELYAQDGAPELAALTALRLALHTRATVHAATGDTLRADAHPAVRADAVLCHPPFNERNWGHDALAYDPRWEYGFPARTESELAWVQHALARLRDGGVAVLLMPPAAASRRSGRRIRADLLRRGALRAVVALPAGAAPPYNIPLHLWVLRRPAQAHARPEVLLADAGRFAGDGRGGPDWPGVREAVLDAWRAFDRDGRLGERPGLARSVPVIELLDDDVDLAPARHLPPPAPADGAGRLGDVRERLGETLRLTAGLTPPPVDPARPAAPGRLPLTTVGELARAGALVMRTGGTGGIGGTGGTGGTRGTGGTGGTGGTFGTGGHARVPVLTDHDVLSGTAPSGTLPESGEDVVLTAPGDVVVPVLGGGSVARVVDGATAGAALGRNLVLLRPDPAALDAWFLAGFLRGTANNRQASSYASTATRLDVRRLQLPRIPPAEQRRYGARFRALDEFERALRQAGRLGEQLVRGMYDGLTDGTIAPD
- a CDS encoding serine/threonine-protein kinase gives rise to the protein MSTLIGQGGMGQVWTAYDKRLDRRVAVKLLRPDKVAGQEADELRRRFVRECRVTAQVDHPGLVTVHDAGSEGEELFLVMQYVDGADLGDHLAEHDPYPWQWTVAVAAQLCAVLSAVHAVPIVHRDLKPRNVMVKQDGTVTVLDLGVASVMDSDTTRLTHTGSPIGSPAYMAPEQAMGGAVGPYTDLYALGVLMHELLSGDVPFAGSTALGVLHRHLYEPPVPVRRIRPEVPEALEALVLRLLAKDPQHRPDSAQEVYEHLAHLLPARGTPTGAPLDPTRPFLRPHAPWPDRARTPAPQPAPAAPPAPVAGTADVAAAVDEVKRLLGEGRITQAVDILGSILPVAADRHGEHSPVVRTLRKQYAATLLDDGQYRRALPELRRLADERAAEAGQADPQSLRYRYEAAQCLEQLGEPAAALAEYRALLTYYENQYVAAGDPQLAHDVRRRIGHLLLALGDRAAAHDTLARLLHDVERAQGPGHPLAAEIRRTLQWLGQVRG